The genome window TCGGTGGTGGTGAGGATATCGCGCACATAGAGGAAAAGCAGCGTGACGGCGAGCAGGCCAAGGAGAATCATCGTGCGCACTCTGAGCTGTGTGAAGACGCGCGCCAGAAACAGCGTGATGAGGCAGCCCAGCGCGGCGGGCACTACAATAAAGGGCAGATAGAAGAGGAATAACGCGAAGTAGAAAAGGGGCGACGCGCCGGTGTGGAATCCGTAAGCGAGCAGCAGCGGCGAGCCGAGGTAGGCCAGCGCCCACGAACTGAACACGATGCACTCGACGTACCGGGCATAGAAGAATTCGCGGAATGAGATGGGCGCCTGCAGCAGGTAGGTCACTTCCTGTGAACGGTACAACGTCGAAAACGATACCAGGACGTTCGAAAAGATGAGCAGGAGGAATACGGACAGCGCAAAGAGGCCCAGCATGCGCACCATCAAGATGTCGGCAAAGCCATATTCCATCCCGAGAGACCGGTCAAAGGTCGACAGCCACTGGAAGCCCTCGGCGAAAAAAATGTAGGCGCCGACCCACAGTCCCAGCGCGGAAACCGTAATGACGCCGATCTTGAGCCGGGATTCGTGGCGGACGGACGCAATCTGATGCCGCGCCATGCGCAGCTTCGCGCGCACGATCGTGCGGAACTGGTTCATGCGCCCAGAACCTCGTCCGTCGCCTGCGTGATCTCGAGGAAGACGTCTTCGAGCGTGCCCGGACGGCTCTGGAGCGCCTTAATCTCGGCAACGGTGCCGGTGTGCAGCAGCCGCCCGTTGTGGATGATCCCGACCCGGTCGGCCAGTTCTTCCGCGATGCTGAGCGTGTGTGTCGACATGAACACGGTCACAGCCTCGTTGCGCGTTTTTGCCTTCAGGAAATCCTTGACGAAGCGGATGTTCTTCGGGTCCAGTCCCACCCAGGGCTCATCGACGATGACAATGCGCGGTTCGTGCAAGAAACACGCGGCGAACGACAACTTCTGCCGCATGCCGTGGCTGTAGTCCTCGATAAGCTGGTCTGCGACCTTGTCCACTTCGAACAACTCAAGCAAGCGGTCGCGGCGCGGACGAAATTCGGCCTCGGGCATCTGGTACAGCCCGGCAACAAAACGCATGAATTCGCCGCCCGTCAGCTTGTCGTAAAGGAACGGCGAATCGGGCACGTAGCCCAGCAGGCGCTTCGCGGCGACGGGGTCCTGTTGAATATCGATACCTCCGAGCAGGGCCCGTCCGGAGGTCGGCTTAAGCAGCCCGGTCAACATCTTGATGGTGGTTGTCTTGCCCGCGCCGTTTGGACCCAGGAAACAATAGAATGTGCCTGCGTCGATGCGCAGGTCCAGAGACTGCACGGCGGATTTCTCGCCGAAGCGCTTTGTCAATCCTTCGGTCACGATCATGAAATGCTCTTACTCCGTGTCGATACATCGGGACGCGGCGGAAGTGTAGCCGTTTCCGTCGCCTGCATCCAAGAATGACGTACCGTAAGCGCAAAACATGCGCCGTCCGTTGCAGTCGCCTTCAGAGATGGCGCCCCATGCGTGCGATTCAGGCTGCGCTATCCGGCGTGGAATCTTCCCGCCGTGCTGGAAACGAGAGCGCTTCTTTCGGCGTGATCTTGCGCAATTGGAAGCCGAAAGGCGTATCGACGCGCACTACTTCCTCATCGGAAGTGGCCCACACGGTA of Candidatus Hydrogenedentota bacterium contains these proteins:
- a CDS encoding ABC transporter ATP-binding protein is translated as MIVTEGLTKRFGEKSAVQSLDLRIDAGTFYCFLGPNGAGKTTTIKMLTGLLKPTSGRALLGGIDIQQDPVAAKRLLGYVPDSPFLYDKLTGGEFMRFVAGLYQMPEAEFRPRRDRLLELFEVDKVADQLIEDYSHGMRQKLSFAACFLHEPRIVIVDEPWVGLDPKNIRFVKDFLKAKTRNEAVTVFMSTHTLSIAEELADRVGIIHNGRLLHTGTVAEIKALQSRPGTLEDVFLEITQATDEVLGA